In the Colletotrichum lupini chromosome 1, complete sequence genome, one interval contains:
- a CDS encoding fungal specific transcription factor domain-containing protein, with amino-acid sequence MTSEGDASSAEDRVALRSAPVSSSASSRPKTKPTACHSRKVRCSGGQPCENCRQASKGVECTYPRRNRMVKVSQRYVRTRDIHTSDPRFQERLLYRTNSVSHSYIDDLIAENQRLKSNSGIGSQSRAANLLPDLAVVAPVKETTDTNATAIPAPSLDERPWFFDMNIPHTPILIGEASDAAFATRFRQAISSAESSHIPRVNYATDERLLALSDTDCPWPSPARARFLVGVALRYVSRCYHIIRKSSILDALEQTLQNPAESDSLLKSKLWAMFAIGAMYSTRSATSEKHFPGMGYFARATRILRIVSERPRIDVVELRLLLSFYSLALNRRHTAYTFAGSATRLAVVMGLHLNVPETQLRDAAAREHRVRVWWTAYIFDRMWAAKLSHPVAVQDIDIEVDLPSNPVVDDNIADDFADASYFVASVKLAGLLGKVVPSIYRRRLQDTSLSHRVQEALKDLRGWSAELPPQLHIDSKPTSERMPKPISLHLNFNQASNEARLPDGCAISTTRPILLHVLRTHVASWGTPETPEPRVPATAMTLAETCIRCARHTCRLLTECWIDGSFATFDYFYTQYLFSAATILAASSLLSGKESHNDREQFEEAAQFLSQLKDNGNYAAEEFCHHIDAMKLTMAAAHVRRGDFAGAGDSAALLNDTTAAFTDAAVNLNQPFAEQNTTAGMALNEPSLQELLAQPLLDLQFIDASIYNDGAQGLYWPDFSPESWTPETWTAT; translated from the exons ATGACATCGGAAGGCGACGCGTCCAGTGCGGAGGATAGGGTCGCTTTGAGATCCGCTCCGGTATCCTCATCGGCTTCCTCCCGACCAAAGACCAAACCTACCGC GTGTCACTCGCGCAAAGTGAGGTGTTCCGGCGGGCAACCATGTGAGAATTGTCGCCAAGCAAGCAAGGGTGTGGAATGCACATATCCTCGGCGGAACCGCATGGTAAAAGTTAGCCAGCGGTATGTTAGAACCAGAGATATTCATACCTCGGACCCGCGATTCCAAGAGCGACTGTTGTATCGAACTAACTCGGTTTCCCATAGTTATATCGATGACCTTATTGCTGAAAACCAACGATTGAAGAGCAACAGCGGCATTGGAAGTCAATCTCGAGCAGCCAACCTGCTCCCAGATCTCGCAGTCGTTGCCCCGGTAAAAGAGACAACAGATACTAATGCAACTGCCATCCCAGCGCCATCGCTTGATGAACGACCATGGTTCTTCGACATGAATATTCCACACACGCCGATTCTCATCGGTGAGGCCTCGGACGCCGCATTCGCTACCCGCTTCCGCCAAGCAATCTCATCAGCTGAGAGTAGTCACATCCCGCGGGTGAACTATGCCACAGATGAGAGGCTGCTCGCTCTATCTGATACAGACTGCCCTTGGCCTAGTCCGGCAAGAGCACGTTTTCTCGTCGGGGTTGCCCTGAGATATGTCAGCCGTTGCTACCACATCATTCGCAAGAGCTCGATTCTGGATGCCTTGGAACAGACCCTCCAGAACCCGGCTGAAAGTGATTCGCTTCTCAAGAGTAAGCTTTGGGCGATGTTTGCTATCGGCGCCATGTACTCGACTCGATCTGCCACGTCGGAAAAGCACTTCCCCGGCATGGGCTACTTTGCACGGGCAACTCGCATCCTCCGCATCGTCAGCGAACGACCGAGGATCGATGTTGTCGAGTTGAGATTGTTGCTG TCTTTCTACTCTCTTGCGCTCAACCGGCGACATACCGCCTACACTTTTGCCGGCTCCGCGACCAGGCTCGCTGTTGTCATGGGCCTTCATCTCAATGTTCCTGAGACGCAGCTCAGAGATGCAGCCGCTCGAGAGCATAGGGTCAGAGTTTGGTGGACAGCATACATCTTCGACAGGATGTGGGCAGCCAAGTTAAGCCACCCAGTAGCCGTCCAAGACATCGATATCGAGGTGGACCTGCCATCGAATCCGGTTGTCGACGATAATATAGCGGATGACTTTGCCGATGCATCATATTTTGTCGCTAGTGTAAAGCTCGCTGGCCTACTGGGAAAGGTTGTGCCATCCATCTATCGAAGAAGGCTGCAAGACACCTCCTTATCCCATAGAGTTCAAGAGGCGTTGAAGGATCTTCGTGGGTGGTCTGCAGAGCTCCCTCCACAGCTTCACATTGACTCGAAGCCTACATCGGAACGCATGCCAAAGCCCATCTCGCTACATCTCAACTTTAATCAGGCAAGCAATGAAGCGCGACTGCCAGACGGG TGCGCTATCAGCACCACCCGTCCGATTCTGCTCCATGTGCTGCGAACGCATGTCGCATCTTGGGGAACACCAGAGACCCCAGAACCACGAGTTCCGGCCACCGCCATGACTCTCGCAGAAACTTGCATACGTTGCGCTCGTCACACCTGCCGACTGCTGACAGAATGCTGGATCGACGGGTCTTTTGCAACGTTTGACTACTTCTACACGCAGTATCTCTTCTCAGCCGCCACCATCCTCGCTGCATCTAGCCTTCTGAGCGGCAAAGAGAGTCACAATGACAGAGAACAATTTGAAGAAGCAGCTCAGTTCTTGTCTCAGCTGAAAGATAATGGCAACTATGCAGCTGAGGAGTTCTGCCATCATATCGACGCTATGAAGCTTACAATGGCCGCAGCTCACGTGCGCCGTGGTGATTTCGCCGGGGCGGGAGACTCGGCGGCTTTGCTGAACGACACAACAGCGGCTTTCACGGATGCTGCAGTCAACCTCAACCAACCTTTCGCAGAGCAAAACACAACCGCTGGTATGGCGCTTAACGAGCCGTCGTTACAGGAGCTCCTGGCCCAGCCACTCCTCGACTTGCAGTTTATAGATGCGTCGATCTACAATGATGGGGCTCAGGGACTTTATTGGCCAGATTTCAGCCCGGAATCATGGACGCCTGAGACGTGGACTGCAACTTGA
- a CDS encoding OPT family small oligopeptide transporter, with amino-acid sequence MATDISHTPPEYADPEKSLGQGEKLNIKTAHNLHGQDIELENGHLAELEVDMQRVLDEEGEGDYDADTSPFPQVRAVVPETDDTAIPVNTFRAWFLGIVFVFLGAGVNQFFSLRYPGVHIVSLVAELIAFPIGVALAKILPISRFNPDRHFNIKEHALVTIMSNVSFGFGSADATNLIQAARLYGFYIPPGFSVLVVLCCQLSGYAVAGLAIPWLVKPASMIWPGVLSNVALLSSLHSRANAIADGWRITRIKFFMIVGGCAFVWYWFPGLIFTGLSYFTWICWIAPNNLAVNQVFGMVTGMGLFPLTFDWSMIAYNTNPLLSPHWAALNVFFGFAFFFWIITPAIYYTNTWFTSYMPFCTADVYDRFGSLYNVTEVLTNNEFDQQKYSSYSPPYLPATFAFVYGLSFASITSVLSHVYFFHFDEIVHAMKGTLKLDIHARLMQSYKTVKWWWWMAILLVVFGMAVGTAEGYDTSLPWWGVILAFIIPAVYMVPCGMIQGVTNVDANQLNVLSEFIGGYMFQGKPIANILFKILSTDVVGQGLYFAADMKLGHYLKIPPTTLFFAQGLATILGALTQTGVTLWMLGNVDGICTEDQPNGFSCPNGRTVFSSSVIWGLVGPARLYSVGAIYSGLLHFFWIGLILPPITYFIFKKTKSDFIRKINWPLIFVGTYNVPPATGINYSSWYIVNLIFNKIIYRKFYAWWSKYNYVLAAALDTGLAISGIVIFFAVTYGPNAQFPDWWGNTVWSETADGQGLPWLQMPDVGYFGPANGTWS; translated from the exons ATGGCTACCGACATCAGCCATACGCCGCCAGAGTATGCGGACCCTGAAAAGTCACTGGGGCAGGGAGAGAAGCTCAACATCAAGACGGCGCATAACCTCCACGGCCAGGACATCGAACTCGAAAATGGACATCTCGCGGAGTTGGAGGTTGATATGCAGCGGGTGCTCGACGAGGAGGGTGAGGGGGACTACGATGCCGATACGTCGCCTTTCCCCCAGGTCAGAGCCGTTGTGCCGGAGACGGACGATACTGCGATCCCCGTCAACACATTCCGAGCCTGGTTCCTTGGAATT GTCTTTGTCTTCCTTGGCGCCGGCGTGAACCAGTTCTTTTCATTGAGATACCCCGGTGTTCACATCGTATCTCTCGTCGCAGAACTGATTGCATTCCCCATCGGCGTCGCGCTCGCCAAGATTCTCCCCATCAGCCGTTTCAACCCCGACCGGCACTTCAACATCAAGGAGCATGCTCTCGTGACAATCATGTCGAACGTCTCGTTTGGCTTCGGCTCAGCTGATGCGACCAACCTCATTCAAGCAGCCAGGCTGTATGGCTTCTACATCCCGCCAGGTTTCTCCGTACTCGTTGTTCTGTGTTGCCAGCTTAGCGGATACGCCGTCGCAGGTCTCGCTATACCGTGGCTCGTCAAGCCCGCCAGCATGATCTGGCCTGGTGTGCTCAGCAATGTCGCCCTCCTCAGCTCGCTGCACTCTCGAGCCAACGCCATTGCTGACGGATGGAGAATCACCCGCATCAAGTTCTTCATGATTGTGGGTGGATGCGCTTTCGTCTGGTACTGGTTCCCGGGTCTCATCTTCACGGGCCTTAGCTACTTCACCTGGATCTGCTGGATTGCGCCGAACAACCTGGCGGTCAACCAAGTCTTTGGCATGGTCACTGGCATGGGCCTCTTCCCTCTGACTTTCGACTGGTCTATGATTGCGTACAATACGAACCCGCTTCTCAGTCCTCACTGGGCCGCGCTGAACGTCTTCTTTGGCTTTGCGTTCTTCTTCTGGATCATCACGCCGGCGATCTACTACACCAACACCTGGTTCACCTCGTACATGCCATTCTGCACAGCCGACGTCTACGATCGATTCGGCAGCCTGTACAACGTGACGGAGGTTCTCACGAACAACGAATTCGATCAGCAAAAGTACTCTTCGTACTCTCCCCCGTATCTGCCAGCCACGTTCGCCTTTGTATACGGCCTATCTTTTGCTTCAATTACGAG TGTTCTTTCCCACGTCTACTTCTTTCACTTCGATGAAATTGTGCATGCCATGAAGGGAACGCTGAAACTCGACATCCACGCGCGCCTGATGCAGTCATACAAGACTGTcaagtggtggtggtggatggCCATTCTACTGGTCGTCTTCGGCATGGCAGTCGGTACCGCAGAGGGCTACGACACTAGTCTCCCGTGGTGGGGAGTCATCCTCGCCTTCATCATTCCTGCAGTCTACATGGTCCCCTGCGGCATGATCCAGGGCGTCACGAACGTGGACGCCAATCAGCTGAACGTGCTATCCGAGTTCATCGGAGGCTATATGTTCCAGGGCAAACCGATTGCCAACATCCTCTTCAAGATCCTCAGCACGGATGTCGTCGGTCAAGGTCTATACTTCGCGGCCGATATGAAGCTCGGTCACTACCTCAAGATCCCGCCCACGACTCTCTTCTTTGCCCAAGGTCTTGCAACGATTCTTGGAGCATTGACCCAGACAGGTGTCACGCTTTGGATGCTTGGCAATGTTGACGGTATCTGCACCGAGGACCAACCCAATGGCTTCTCCTGCCCCAACGGTCGCACCGTTTTCTCGTCGTCGGTTATCTGGGGTCTCGTCGGGCCCGCTCGTCTCTACTCCGTTGGTGCCATCTACTCCGGTCTCTTGCACTTCTTCTGGATCGGACTTATCCTGCCGCCGATTACGTACTTCATCTTCAAGAAGACAAAGTCTGACTTCATTCGCAAGATCAATTGGCCGCTCATCTTTGTTGGAACCTACAACGTGCCCCCAGCCACGggtattaactattcttcATGGTACATTGTCAACCTTATCTTCAATAAGATCATCTACCGGAAGTTCTATGCCTGGTGGAGCAAGTACAACTACGTCCTCGCCGCGGCGCTGGACACTGGACTTGCCATCAGTGGTATCGTCATCTTCTTCGCAGTCACATACG GCCCTAATGCGCAATTCCCTGATTGGTGGGGAAACACCGTATGGAGTGAAACCGCTGATGGACAAGGCCTACCGTGGCTGCAAATGCCGGATGTAGGCTACTTTGGACCTGCGAACGGAACATGGTCCTAG
- a CDS encoding aflatoxin B1 aldehyde reductase member 2 yields the protein MSSASNQPVNLVLGVANVGDSSADPMARYDTPDQVNAFLDVFARRGYKQLDTSRMYSPQAPTSSEPRLGAANAGERFTIDTKVTSRSPGCHTKDKILKEIDESLKALKIKQINIEYLHVPDRTTPFEEACEAMDQAIGEGKIKKWGISNYSAAEVQRFVDICQERGLVKPSVYQGHYNPLVRGGENDLFPVLRKNDIAFYGYSPAAAGFFAGNHKKVKAGGRYDTSIPVGSIYAKFYVKESIMTATEKAIDIASKHGIGGHAAALRWTVYHSILSKEYEDSVIIGASSPEQLETNLDMIEQGPLPEDVVSALEELHEQIVDKIPYHM from the exons ATGTCGTCCGCCTCTAATCAGCCCGTCAACCTCGTGTTGGGCGTCGCAAAC GTCGGAGACTCATCCGCTGATCCCATGGCACGCTACGACACACCCGACCAAGTGAACGCATTCCTGGACGTCTTCGCTCGACGCGGGTACAAGCAGCTTGATACCTCGCGCATGTACTCACCCCAGGCACCCACAAGCTCGGAGCCCAGACTCGGCGCCGCCAATGCCGGCGAGCGCTTCACCATCGACACCAAGGTCACGTCCAGATCGCCGGGATGTCACACTAAGGATAAAATTTTGAAGGAGATTGACGAATCTCTCAAAGCGCTGAAAATCAAGCAGATCAACATTGAGTATCTGCACGTGCCCGACCGAACGACACCATTCGAAGAAGCATGTGAGGCCATGGATCAGGCGATTGGGGAAGGCAAGATCAAGAAATGGGGTATCTCAAACTACTCCGCTGCAGAGGTTCAGCGGTTTGTCGACATCTGCCAGGAACGCGGCCTCGTCAAACCCAGTGTGTACCAGGGCCATTACAATCCGCTCGTGCGAGGCGGAGAGAACGATTTGTTTCCCGTATTGCGCAAGAATGACATCGCCTTCTACGGATACAGCCCCGCCGCAGCTGGGTTTTTTGCAGGCAATCATAAGAAGGTTAAAGCGGGTGGGCGATATGACACATCG ATTCCTGTGGGTAGCATATATGCAAAATTCTATGTCAAAGAATCCATCATGACGGCGACGGAGAAGGCGATTGATATCGCGTCTAAGCACGGAATCGGCGGCCATGCTGCGGCACTTCGGTGGACGGTATATCACAGCATCCTCAGCAAGGAATACGAAGACTCGGTAATCATTGGAGCCTCGAGCCCGGAGCAGCTGGAGACTAATCTCGACATGATCGAACAAGGACCGCTTCCAGAGGATGTGGTGTCTGCTCTCGAGGAGTTGCACGAGCAGATTGTCGACAAAATCCCGTACCACATGTAG
- a CDS encoding major facilitator superfamily transporter, whose product MGSPDVEKPDGLTAAVKIPQLSPDPLTGPIPTAAAPLRPVAAADDEVMEMPTWKKWVTLAVVCWMALPVTFSGSSILTATSEVAADFNVSTHAITTANAGVFIAMAMSALIWLPTSNILGRRTTYLVANCLLTLCSIGSALSNSFACFTAIWVIGGTTGPFFLVAGQTILADIFEPSLSTDELSAPLTGAVIVTFTSWRVIYGVQAGMTFLGLIMAFFFVPKASQLAHLKIAVAERTPIRSLGDLGHAFNPMGVLRQFKYPNIVAANFACGLLGFNQYGLLSSIRRVINPRFGLTTPLISGLFYLAPGAGFLMGSTIGGRVSDHTVKRYIRKRNGLRLPQDRLKSSLPAIFFVLPAGTLIYGWSVQKEVGGIALPIVSCFFEGLGLMWSFSGLNTYSAEAMPERRTAVISSKYIVQYSFGAGSVGGLVPMIDAIGVGWSFTIKFSVSLKRHQDDSHIRFKNLQTRSPPTAMEVLQLTEEINRDGAHRHRSWRPNATRLVTVLERICQFAPIGDVLVGGAQNLLASGVWATVRMTLETQAYMCEYVIVFIKICKKITIDAHKSFASHLATSFTSTFDSVFKPLEDDLRSWGQLIENRVAVLVAKANVESNLSSIERFSRFQVMISRDAAHRDRETRAHRLFEALAPNQKEFESIWTRERKKGTSSWILNDKSYQEWLDTKTSATLWLQVWQCVLVLDGLDEDPLEEVESVLDLESYISAEVENWKLIRPISSRLEQLVKEQLLVRSQGMFLWLSLQIEAICPKYTRELRSESEILDIINNLPRNLPQAFDQAILRIPDMKYGSRVFQLIASADPCLSLDELRVALNVQPGSSIWSSSTLHPSGFTLASTYGGSLLEIDEEDSCIRFIHHSVLLHLVQAPALPAASPYHFHLHQAEFELGAICVTYLNYGVFENSMSHAQNVSFDKIPGELELPTSDAVVVKEVLRITLTVIKQYKVDLETSTAEAYPIISRLNELHHHYLRHEFFLSGEDAGLLVPTYLLHMGLDVPVLNSLVEMECLPFGTGDKYCQFKDPVAVEMALGTIARHGIPRVLLFLQQESQEEAERDRCIKSALLLAHYLPSIDTTLSNGSTILHTAIKYGFEDLAETLLKDRGADPDGARLQGISSPLQLCLQKKFRHLAVILTQMGADIIATPDNGLPPFFLAMGLRDLRLFDAMWHGNPHRSSRQYGPKKETAFQFACRVYCDPISKDYPDISDALDNILAKDPDVNRPNGDGETPLMITAMTGNLELMVRLLDQGADPTLAGVNGATPLHLAVEDTVAKLLEVGVDPNKVTPDGVSPLMVASLLGDIAAVKTLLHGGALRFQAVAGAGPLSEGGKALFRMSKRYPRFYDAESSTRNATIDKIEAGDTALSLAIARLEFMTGDKEQISRLRQIVKDTVNKDAQNKVRAKVTHITERWDDFETIVLELLSRNRDPLSG is encoded by the exons ATGGGTTCCCCAGATGTCGAAAAGCCGGACGGCTTGACCGCCGCTGTCAAGATCCCTCAACTAAGCCCCGATCCGCTTACCGGCCCCATTCCGACGGCGGCAGCCCCTCTTCGACCCGTGGCTGCAGCAGATGACGAGGTGATGGAGATGCCAACATGGAAGAAATGGGTAACGCTTGCGGTGGTTTGCTGGATGGCCCTGCCCGTCACCTTCTCTGGTAGCTCCATCTTGACAGCGACTTCCGAGGTTGCTGCCGACTTCAACGTCTCAACGCATGCCATTACCACAGCTAATGCTGGCGTCTTCATTGCCATGGCTATGTCTGCCTTGATATGGCTACCGACGAGTAATATCCTTGGTCGCAGAACGACTTATCTCGTAGCCAACTGCCTCTTGACCTTGTGTTCGATAGGATCGGCGCTCTCAAATAGCTTTGCCTGCTTCACAGCGATTTGGGTCATCGGAGGAACAACTGGTCCATTCTTCCTAGTTGCAGGGCAAACCATCTTGGCAGATATCTTTGAGCCT AGTCTTTCGACTGACGAGCTTTCAGCGCCGTTGACGGGAGCCGTCATCGTGACCTTCACCAGTTGGCGAGTCATCTATGGGGTCCAGGCTGGCATGACCTTTCTCGGTCTCATCAtggccttcttcttcgtGCCAAAAGCGAGCCAGCTGGCGCATCTCAAGATCGCCGTCGCAGAGAGAACTCCTATTCGGTCTTTGGGCGACTTGGGCCACGCGTTCAATCCGATGGGCGTTCTCCGCCAGTTCAAGTATCCCAACATCGTTGCGGCG AATTTCGCCTGTGGACTCCTGGGATTCAACCAGTACGGCCTTTTGAGTTCCATACGACGAGTCATCAACCCTCGATTCGGCCTTACTACGCCTCTTATCAGTGGACTTTTCTATCTTGCCCCCGGAGCGGGCTTTCTAATGGGAAGCACGATCGGCGGCAGAGTCTCAGACCACACCGTTAAGCGATACATCCGGAAGCGTAATGGTCTCCGTTTGCCCCAGGATAGACTCAAGAGCAGCTTGCCAGCAATTTTCTTCGTTCTCCCTGCCGGTACTCTGATTTACGGGTGGAGCGTGCAAAAGGAAGTCGGCGGAATCGCTTTGCCCATCGTCAGCTGCTTCTTTGAGGGTCTCGGCCTCATGTGGTCTTTTAGCGGTCTGAACACATACTCCGCCG AGGCAATGCCGGAACGCAGGACAGCTGTCATCAGTAGTAAATACATCGTTCAGTACAGTTTCGGAGCTGGCAGCGTGGGCGGTTTGGTGCCAATGATCGACGCCATTGGGGTCGGCTGGTCTTTCACCATCA AATTCAGCGTTTCTCTCAAGCGCCATCAAGATGACTCTCACATCCGCTTCAAGAACTTGCAGACAAGAAGTCCACCAACCGCCATGGAGGTTTTGCAATTAACAGAAGAGATCAATCGAGATGGGGCTCACCGTCACCGGTCTTGGAGGCCCAACGCCACCCGTCTCGTCACTGTTCTGGAGAGAATTTGTCAATTTGCCCCTATTGGCGACGTCCTTGTTGGAGGCGCCCAAAACCTCTTGGCGTCTGGGGTTTGGGCCACGGTCAGGATGACTCTGGAG ACTCAGGCGTACATGTGCGAGTATGTCATTGTTTTCATCAAAATATGCAAAAAGATCACCATCGACGCCCATAAATCATTTGCGTCTCACCTCGCAACGTCTTTCACTTCCACCTTCGACTCGGTCTTCAAACCACTGGAAGACGACTTGCGATCATGGGGTCAGTTGATTGAAAATCGCGTAGCAGTACTGGTTGCAAAGGCCAATGTTGAAAGCAATTTGTCTTCTATTGAGAGATTCAGCCGATTCCAGGTTATGATTTCCCGCGATGCCGCTCATCGGGACCGAGAAACGCGTGCGCATCGACTTTTTGAAGCCTTGGCTCCCAATCAGAAGGAGTTCGAGTCCATTTGGACGAGGGAGCGAAAGAAGGGGACCTCTAGTTGGATCCTAAACGACAAGAGCTACCAAGAGTGGCTGGACACAAAGACTTCAGCAACGTTGTGGCTGCAGG TCTGGCAATGTGTACTGGTCCTGGATGGCTTGGACGAAGATCCTCTGGAAGAGGTGGAATCAGTTCTCG ACCTGGAAAGTTACATATCGGCCGAGGTCGAAAACTGGAAGCTCATCAGGCCAATATCAAGCAGGCTTGAACAGCTAGTCAAGGAACAGCTACTAGTACGTTCTCAGGGCATGTTTCTGTGGCTCTCACTGCAAATTGAGGCCATCTGCCCCAAGTACACTCGAGAACTTCGTTCTGAGTCTGAAATTCTCGACATCATCAACAATCTTCCCCGAAATCTTCCACAGGCGTTTGATCAAGCAATTTTAAGAATCCCGGACATGAAGTACGGATCGCGAGTTTTCCAGCTTATCGCGTCAGCAGACCCATGTCTTTCACTGGATGAGCTTCGTGTGGCTCTGAACGTCCAACCCGGATCCTCGATCTGGAGTTCTTCAACTCTGCATCCCTCCGGATTCACTTTGGCCTCGACATATGGTGGCAGTCTATTGGAGATTGACGAGGAGGACTCATGTATCAGGTTCATTCATCACAGTGTCCTGTTACACCTCGTTCAAGCCCCGGCGTTGCCTGCAGCTTCTCCTTACCACTTTCATCTGCATCAAGCAGAGTTTGAACTCGGTGCCATCTGTGTCACTTATCTCAACTATGGGGTATTCGAGAATAGCATGTCACATGCCCAGAATGTTTCGTTTGACAAGATTCCTG GCGAGCTAGAGCTTCCAAC CTCCGACGCCGTCGTCGTCAAGGAAGTCCTTCGGATTACACTCACAGTGATCAAACAGTATAAAGTGGACCTGGAAACATCAACAGCGGAGGCCTACCCCATTATCTCAAGACTAAATGAACTACACCACCACTACCTACGCCACGAGTTCTTCCTATCGGGAGAAGACGCTGGGCTCCTGGTCCCCACGTACCTACTACATATGGGTCTCGATGTACCAGTGCTCAATTCTTTAGTCGAAATGGAGTGCCTGCCTTTTGGCACCGGCGATAAATATTGCCAGTTCAAAGACCCAGTTGCCGTCGAAATGGCTCTCGGTACCATCGCCCGACATGGGATACCAAGAGTTCTACTTTTCCTTCAACAAGAAAGTCAAGAGGAAGCGGAAAGGGACAGATGCATCAAATCTGCGCTACTTCTTGCGCACTATCTTCCCAGCATTGATACTACCCTTAGCAATGGTTCCACCATTTTACATACCGCTATCAAGTATGGATTTGAGGACCTTGCAGAAACACTGCTCAAAGACCGAGGAGCAGATCCAGACGGCGCCCGTCTCCAGGGCATCTCCAGCCCCTTGCAGCTGTGTCTTCAAAAGAAGTTCAGGCACCTAGCTGTAATACTGACCCAAATGGGGGCTGACATCATCGCGACGCCAGACAACGGCCTTCCTCCATTCTTTTTAGCCATGGGTTTACGTGATTTGCGGCTTTTTGATGCAATGTGGCACGGAAATCCCCATCGATCATCGCGCCAATACGGTCCAAAGAAAGAAACAGCGTTCCAATTTGCGTGCAGGGTCTACTGCGATCCGATTAGCAAAGACTATCCAGACATCTCAGATGCTCTCGATAATATCCTCGCCAAGGACCCCGACGTGAACCGTCCCAACGGTGACGGTGAAACCCCGCTGATGATCACTGCCATGACGGGCAATCTTGAGTTGATGGTACGACTCTTAGATCAAGGGGCGGATCCAACACTTGCGGGTGTTAATGGGGCAACGCCTCTTCATCTGGCAGTGGAGGATACAGTTGCAAAGCTGCTTGAGGTTGGTGTTGACCCGAACAAGGTGACACCTGATGGCGTATCACCGCTCATGGTGGCCTCACTCCTAGGCGACATTGCTGCTGTCAAGACCCTCCTTCACGGTGGTGCGCTGCGTTTCCAGGCTGTCGCTGGTGCGGGTCCTCTGTCAGAGGGTGGAAAGGCACTCTTCAGAATGTCAAAGAGATACCCGAGATTCTACGACGCGGAAAGCTCTACTCGCAATGCAACAATAGACAAGATCGAGGCAGGTGATACAGCCCTCTCACTCGCCATAGCTCGGCTGGAGTTTATGACTGGCGATAAGGAGCAAATCAGTCGTCTACGTCAGATTGTGAAGGACACTGTCAATAAGGATGCCCAGAACAAAGTCAGGGCAAAGGTCACGCATATCACGGAACGATGGGATGACTTCGAGACGATTGTGCTTGAATTGCTCTCACGGAA TCGCGACCCGTTGAGTGGTTGA
- a CDS encoding Sodium:neurotransmitter symporter family protein, with protein MGGAIGLGNLLRFPSIVFNNHALQFFHSLRYLIPLRYLAIPSCLPSSASGERTEEAAPLHGIMPTSVLRVSDSASSRSATRLLSSMFQ; from the coding sequence ATGGGAGGGGCAATCGGTCTCGGTAACCTCTTGCGATTCCCCTCGATCGTGTTCAACAATCACGCCCTCCAATTTTTCCATTccctaaggtaccttattCCACTCCGCTATCTGGCCATACCAAGTTGCCTCCCGAGTTCAGCTTCAGGTGAGCGTACAGAGGAGGCTGCACCCTTGCATGGCATCATGCCAACAAGCGTGCTAAGGGTGTCGGATTCGGCGTCGTCTAGATCGGCTACGCGATTATTATCTTCTATGTTCCAATAA